In a genomic window of Zingiber officinale cultivar Zhangliang chromosome 9B, Zo_v1.1, whole genome shotgun sequence:
- the LOC122023386 gene encoding protein KINESIN LIGHT CHAIN-RELATED 1-like has product MPGLVAPPEVPPPLRVDVPDGGDARAQILLPAENQDPGREPRAASPVPKKTPSPTPSSARARSVERGSSSAGKRRLSLERPGSAAGAGARDLFPAVIDETALDNPDLGPFLLKLARGAIASGEGPSKALEYALRASRSLERSGGEERRLELAMSLHVASAIYSGLGRHEEAVAALERAVGATDPARGPDHALAAFSGYMQLGDTHAVAGRMEQSIVCYTKGLEIQMEALGQGDPRVAETCRYLAEAHVQAMQFEEAEKLCRKTLEIHREHSPPASLEEAADRRLMALICEAKGDYEASLEHLVLASMVLIANSQDVDVAAVDVGIGDTYLALGRFDEAVFSYQKALTVFKSTKGDNHPSVAAVLARLADLYFKTGKFRESKSYCENALRIYAKPVPGSSNEDLAGGMMEIAAIYEAMSEPEDALKLLQKALKLLEDSPGQWSTVAGIEAQMGVMYYMVGRYGEARSSFESAVSKLRASGERKSAFFGVLLNQMGLSCVQLFKIDEAAALFEEARTVLELESGMSHPDTLGVYSNLAATYDAMGRVEEAIEILENVLKLREEKLGTANPDVDDEKKRLAELLKEAGRTRNRKPKSLENLLVTNSQRIKKEVTRRWPGLGFKS; this is encoded by the exons ATGCCCGGCCTCGTCGCTCCGCCGGAAGTACCGCCTCCTCTCCGTGTCGACGTCCCCGACGGCGGAGACGCACGCGCCCAGATCCTCCTCCCCGCTGAAAACCAAGACCCTGGGAGGGAGCCCAGGGCGGCCTCGCCGGTTCCCAAGAAAACGCCGTCGCCGACGCCTTCCTCCGCCCGCGCTAGGTCCGTGGAGCGCGGCTCCTCTTCCGCTGGGAAGCGGAGGCTCTCTCTCGAGAGGCCAGGATCCGCCGCCGGCGCAGGGGCAAGGGATTTATTCCCTGCCGTGATCGATGAGACGGCGCTGGATAACCCGGATCTGGGGCCGTTCCTGCTGAAGCTGGCGCGGGGGGCGATTGCGTCCGGGGAGGGGCCGAGCAAGGCACTGGAGTACGCGTTGCGGGCGTCAAGGTCGCTGGAGCGATCCGGGGGAGAGGAGCGACGGCTGGAGCTGGCAATGAGCCTGCACGTTGCGTCGGCGATCTATAGCGGGCTGGGGCGGCACGAGGAGGCGGTGGCGGCGCTGGAGAGAGCGGTGGGGGCGACGGACCCGGCGCGGGGGCCTGACCACGCTCTCGCCGCCTTCTCCGGGTACATGCAACTGGGGGACACCCACGCCGTGGCCGGGCGGATGGAGCAGTCCATAGTGTGCTACACTAAGGGACTCGAGATCCAGATGGAGGCGCTTGGGCAAGGCGACCCGAGGGTCGCCGAGACCTGCAG GTACTTGGCAGAAGCCCATGTCCAAGCGATGCAGTTCGAGGAGGCCGAGAAGTTATGCCGCAAGACTCTTGAGATCCACCGCGAGCACAGCCCCCCGGCGTCCCTGGAGGAAGCCGCCGATCGCCGCCTAATGGCCCTCATCTGCGAGGCCAAAGGCGACTATGAAGCTTCCCTTGAGCACCTCGTCCTTGCTTCCATGGTCCTCATTGCCAACTCTCAGGATGTAGACGTTGCGGCTGTGGATGTTGGTATTGGCGACACCTACCTCGCCCTTGGCCGCTTTGACGAGGCCGTCTTCTCCTACCAGAAGGCCCTTACTGTCTTCAAGTCCACTAAGGGCGACAACCACCCGTCCGTCGCTGCCGTCCTCGCCCGCCTTGCAGATCTATACTTCAAGACAGGCAAGTTCCGTGAGTCCAAATCCTACTGCGAGAATGCGCTGAGGATCTACGCGAAGCCCGTGCCTGGGTCATCCAATGAGGATCTTGCTGGAGGGATGATGGAGATTGCTGCCATTTATGAGGCAATGAGTGAACCGGAGGATGCGCTGAAGCTGCTGCAGAAGGCGCTCAAACTTCTGGAGGATTCACCGGGGCAGTGGAGCACGGTGGCCGGGATAGAGGCCCAGATGGGTGTCATGTACTACATGGTTGGGAGATACGGGGAAGCAAGGAGCTCATTCGAAAGTGCCGTGTCCAAATTGAGGGCAAGCGGGGAGAGGAAATCTGCTTTCTTTGGAGTTTTGCTGAACCAGATGGGGCTATCGTGCGTTCAACTGTTTAAGATCGACGAGGCAGCTGCGCTATTCGAGGAAGCAAGGACAGTTCTTGAGCTGGAAAGCGGTATGTCTCACCCCGATACCCTTGGGGTGTATAGTAATCTCGCTGCAACTTATGATGCCATGGGAAG GGTGGAAGAAGCAATTGAGATTCTGGAGAATGTGCTTAAGTTAAGGGAAGAGAAGCTTGGAACAGCAAACCCTGATGTCGACGATGAGAAGAAAAGGCTAGCCGAGCTCTTAAAGGAAGCAGGCAGAACGAGGAACAGGAAACCAAAGTCCCTTGAGAACCTCTTAGTGACTAATTCacaaagaatcaaaaaggaggtTACAAGGAGGTGGCCTGGCTTGGGTTTTAAAAGTTGA